From the Primulina tabacum isolate GXHZ01 chromosome 3, ASM2559414v2, whole genome shotgun sequence genome, one window contains:
- the LOC142539836 gene encoding kinesin-like protein KIN-7D, mitochondrial isoform X1, with translation MAASSSRGRSSSPFHLVKPSSSYSSTSSSSSFVNGRFMPRSCSSSATSFYGGSGNGGGGACGSRSMTPGGNGRYINRSPVGFPAMDEQLIVEPLETISRSGDSILVTIRFRPLSDREYQRGDELAWYADGDKIVRNEYNPTTAYGFDRVFGSDASTQEVYEIAARPVVKAAMEGVNGTVFAYGVTSSGKTHTMHGDQNSPGIIPLAIKDVFSIIQDTPGREFLLRVSYLEIYNEVINDLLDPIGQNLRVREDAQGTYVEGIKEEVVLSPGHALSFIAAGEEHRHVGSNNFNLFSSRSHTIFTLMIESSVHGDEYDGVIFSQLNLIDLAGSESSKSETTGIRRKEGSYINKSLLTLGTVIGKLSEGKSSHVPYRDSKLTRLLQSSLSGHGHVSLICTVTPASSNMEETHNTLKFASRAKRVEIYAAQNKIIDEKSLIKKYQREISSLKEELDQLKRGVVPGVNHEEVLTLRQRLEEGQVKMQSRLEEEEEAKAALLSRIQRLTKLILVSSKHNIPGYTSDMPSHQRSHSTSEDDKLDVIQKGSLMIDGENKKSPLSSDLALPSDINESKHRRASSKLNDDISQAGSTISETTLAGELISGSSCVSKLPIDRVMMLDQIDLLVEQVKMLAGEIAFGSSTLKRLLEQSVNNPEGSKAQIQNLEHEIQEKQKRMRVLEQRIVESGEASVANASMVEMQQAIMKLMAQSGEKGFELEIKSADNRVLQEQLQNKCVEIKELLEKIAHLEQQLASVSSDKVPSSSEQCVSDEFPDELRKKMQSQEIENEKLKLEHVQILEENSGLRVQNLKLSEEASYAKELAAAAAVELKNLAGEVTRMSLHNAKLEKDLQAAREFNSRGGNRKHVDVQRTSRRGRLSDRTTEVSSTVTGDIEFWNLDLDDLKMELQARKQREAALEAAMSEKEILIDEYMNKIEEAKKREAYLENDLANMWVLVAQLKKEGNTKQELKITHPQNEGTDRISEPKAADVEWRDQFLEDKHDEDTDRIREPKAADLEWRDQILEDRNARDVSMSASTVTKDEPLVVRLKARMQEIKENQLRYTENGDGNSHVCRSCFETPCAAMLLPCHHFCLCESCSLACSECPICRTRIVDRIFAFT, from the exons ATGGCGGCTTCGTCTTCCAGGGGTAGGAGCAGCTCACCGTTCCATCTTGTGAAGCCTTCGAGCTCGTACTCTTCGACTTCGTCTTCATCTTCGTTTGTGAACGGTCGCTTTATGCCGCGGTCTTGCTCTTCCTCCGCTACTTCATTTTATGGCGGCTCGGGTAACGGAGGCGGCGGCGCGTGTGGTTCCAGATCAATGACGCCTGGCGGAAACGGAAGGTACATTAATCGATCCCCTGTTGGTTTTCCTGCAATGGACGAGCAGCTGATTGTGGAGCCTCTCGAGACGATATCGAGATCAGGGGATAGCATATTAGTTACTATACGATTTCGACCTTTGAG TGATAGAGAATACCAGCGAGGTGATGAGTTAGCGTGGTATGCCGACGGGGACAAAATTGTGCGGAATGAATATAATCCTACGACTGCCTATGGATTTG ATAGGGTATTTGGATCCGACGCAAGCACCCAAGAAGTGTATGAAATAGCTGCTCGACCTGTTGTTAAGGCTGCAATGGAGGGTGTAAATG GAACAGTATTTGCCTATGGTGTTACAAGTAGTGGAAAGACACACACTATGCAT GGAGATCAAAATTCTCCTGGAATCATACCATTGGCCATAAAAGATGTCTTCAGCATTATTCAAGAT ACTCCAGGTCGTGAATTTTTACTTCGTGTATCATATCTAGAGATCTACAATGAG GTGATCAATGACTTGTTGGACCCAATTGGACAAAATTTACGTGTTAGAGAAGATGCACAG GGAACTTATGTCGAAGGGATAAAAGAAGAAGTTGTTTTATCTCCTGGACATGCACTTTCATTTATTGCTGCTGGAGAAG AGCATCGACATGTTGGATCAAACAATTTTAACTTATTCAGCAGCCGTAGTCATACCATTTTTACATTG ATGATCGAGAGTAGTGTACATGGGGATGAATATGATGGAGTAATTTTCTCACAATTG aacttgattgaTTTGGCGGGTTCAGAAAGCTCTAAATCTGAAACAACCGGGATAAGGAGAAAGGAGGGATCATACATTAATAAAAGTCTTCTAACTCTTGGAACA GTCATTGGAAAACTAAGTGAAGGGAAGTCATCACATGTTCCTTACCGGGATTCAAAGCTTACCCGCCTTCTACAATCTTCACTAAGTGGCCATGGACATGTTTCG CTTATATGTACAGTAACTCCTGCATCAAGTAATATGGAGGAAACCCACAATACATTAAAATTTGCAAGCAGGGCAAAACGTGTCGAAATCTATGCGGCACAAAATAAG ATAATTGATGAAAAATCTTTGATTAAGAAGTATCAACGAGAAATATCTTCTCTCAAGGAAGAACTAGATCAACTAAAGAGGGGAGTTGTTCCAGGTGTCAACCATGAAGAAGTTTTGACCTTAAGACAGCGG ttGGAAGAAGGGCAAGTAAAAATGCAATCAAGATTGGAGGAGGAAGAAGAAGCCAAGGCTGCTCTATTGAGCAGGATTCAAAGGCTGACAAAGTTAATTCTTGTTTCCTCAAAACATAATATACCAGGGTATACAAGTGACATGCCTTCTCACCAAAGGAGTCATTCTACTTCCGAGGATGAT AAGTTGGATGTTATTCAGAAAGGATCTTTAATGATTGATGGCGAGAATAAAAAGAGTCCCTTATCCTCTGATTTAGCTTTACCATCAGACATTAATGAATCTAAACATAGAAGAGCATCCAGCAAGTTGAATGATGATATATCCCAAGCTGGCAGTACAATATCCGAAACAACTCTCGCGGGTGAACTTATCAGTGGTTCTTCCTGCGTGTCAAAGCTGCCTATA GATAGGGTGATGATGTTGGATCAAATTGATCTCCTAGTGGAGCAAGTTAAGATGCTTGCTGGGGAGATTGCATTTGGCTCCAGTACCCTAAAACGTCTGCTGGAGCAGTCTGTGAATAATCCAGAAGGGTCAAAAGCTCAG ATTCAGAACCTGGAGCATGAAATCCAAGAAAAACAAAAGCGGATGCGGGTTTTAGAGCAGAGAATAGTTGAGAGTGGGGAAGCTTCAGTTGCAAATGCATCTATGGTTGAAATGCAGCAG GCGATCATGAAATTGATGGCTCAGAGCGGCGAGAAGGGGTTTGAGCTAGAG ATTAAGTCTGCGGACAACCGTGTACTACAAGAACAGCTGCAAAACAAG TGTGTTGAAATTAAGGAGCTGCTTGAGAAAATTGCCCACCTGGAGCAGCAACTAGCGTCCGTTAGTAGTGATAAGGTGCCGTCATCTTCTGAACAGTGTGTGTCTGATGAATTTCCTGATGAGTTGAGAAAGAAAATGCAATCTCAG GAAATTGAAAATGAGAAATTAAAACTCGAACATGTACAGATTCTAGAGGAGAATAGTGGATTACGAGTGCAAAATCTGAAACTTTCGGAGGAAGCATCTTATGCCAAAGAATTAGCAGCTGCTGCTGCAGTTGAACTAAAAAATTTAGCTGGTGAAGTTACTAGGATGTCATTACACAACGCCAAACTAGAAAAAGATTTACAAGCTGCTCGTGAGTTCAACTCTAGAGGTGGTAACCGCAAGCATGTTGATGTCCAGAGGACCAGTCGCCGTGGTCGACTTTCTGACCGAACAACTGAAGTTTCTTCAACTGTTACCGGTGATATTGAATTTTGGAATCTTGATCTGGATGATTTGAAAATGGAGTTGCAAGCGAGGAAACAACGGGAGGCTGCTCTTGAGGCTGCCATGTCCGAGAAAGAAATTTTGATAGATGAGTACATGAACAAGATTGAAGAGGCAAAGAAGAGGGAGGCCTACCTCGAAAATGATCTGGCAAATATGTGGGTTCTAGTTGCTCAGTTAAAGAAAGAGGGAAATACGAAGCAAGAGCTTAAGATTACTCATCCACAGAATGAGGGTACAGATCGAATTAGTGAACCAAAAGCTGCTGATGTTGAGTGGAGAGATCAATTCTTGGAAGATAAACATGACGAGGATACGGATCGAATTAGAGAACCAAAAGCTGCTGATCTTGAGTGGAGGGATCAAATTCTGGAAGATAGAAATGCTCGGGATGTTTCAATGTCAGCTTCTACTGTTACCAAAGATGAGCCTCTTGTGGTTCGCCTGAAA GCTCGAATGCAGGAGATAAAGGAGAATCAACTAAGGTACACTGAAAATGGAGATGGAAATTCTCATGTATGTAGAAGTTGTTTCGAAACACCTTGCGCTGCAATGCTTCTTCCTTGCCATCATTTTTGCT TATGTGAATCTTGCTCTCTTGCATGCTCCGAATGTCCAATTTGCCGAACAAGAATTGTAGATAGGATTTTTGCTTTCACCTGA
- the LOC142539836 gene encoding kinesin-like protein KIN-7D, mitochondrial isoform X2 yields the protein MAASSSRGRSSSPFHLVKPSSSYSSTSSSSSFVNGRFMPRSCSSSATSFYGGSGNGGGGACGSRSMTPGGNGRYINRSPVGFPAMDEQLIVEPLETISRSGDSILVTIRFRPLSDREYQRGDELAWYADGDKIVRNEYNPTTAYGFDRVFGSDASTQEVYEIAARPVVKAAMEGVNGTVFAYGVTSSGKTHTMHGDQNSPGIIPLAIKDVFSIIQDTPGREFLLRVSYLEIYNEVINDLLDPIGQNLRVREDAQGTYVEGIKEEVVLSPGHALSFIAAGEEHRHVGSNNFNLFSSRSHTIFTLMIESSVHGDEYDGVIFSQLNLIDLAGSESSKSETTGIRRKEGSYINKSLLTLGTVIGKLSEGKSSHVPYRDSKLTRLLQSSLSGHGHVSLICTVTPASSNMEETHNTLKFASRAKRVEIYAAQNKIIDEKSLIKKYQREISSLKEELDQLKRGVVPGVNHEEVLTLRQRLEEGQVKMQSRLEEEEEAKAALLSRIQRLTKLILVSSKHNIPGYTSDMPSHQRSHSTSEDDDRVMMLDQIDLLVEQVKMLAGEIAFGSSTLKRLLEQSVNNPEGSKAQIQNLEHEIQEKQKRMRVLEQRIVESGEASVANASMVEMQQAIMKLMAQSGEKGFELEIKSADNRVLQEQLQNKCVEIKELLEKIAHLEQQLASVSSDKVPSSSEQCVSDEFPDELRKKMQSQEIENEKLKLEHVQILEENSGLRVQNLKLSEEASYAKELAAAAAVELKNLAGEVTRMSLHNAKLEKDLQAAREFNSRGGNRKHVDVQRTSRRGRLSDRTTEVSSTVTGDIEFWNLDLDDLKMELQARKQREAALEAAMSEKEILIDEYMNKIEEAKKREAYLENDLANMWVLVAQLKKEGNTKQELKITHPQNEGTDRISEPKAADVEWRDQFLEDKHDEDTDRIREPKAADLEWRDQILEDRNARDVSMSASTVTKDEPLVVRLKARMQEIKENQLRYTENGDGNSHVCRSCFETPCAAMLLPCHHFCLCESCSLACSECPICRTRIVDRIFAFT from the exons ATGGCGGCTTCGTCTTCCAGGGGTAGGAGCAGCTCACCGTTCCATCTTGTGAAGCCTTCGAGCTCGTACTCTTCGACTTCGTCTTCATCTTCGTTTGTGAACGGTCGCTTTATGCCGCGGTCTTGCTCTTCCTCCGCTACTTCATTTTATGGCGGCTCGGGTAACGGAGGCGGCGGCGCGTGTGGTTCCAGATCAATGACGCCTGGCGGAAACGGAAGGTACATTAATCGATCCCCTGTTGGTTTTCCTGCAATGGACGAGCAGCTGATTGTGGAGCCTCTCGAGACGATATCGAGATCAGGGGATAGCATATTAGTTACTATACGATTTCGACCTTTGAG TGATAGAGAATACCAGCGAGGTGATGAGTTAGCGTGGTATGCCGACGGGGACAAAATTGTGCGGAATGAATATAATCCTACGACTGCCTATGGATTTG ATAGGGTATTTGGATCCGACGCAAGCACCCAAGAAGTGTATGAAATAGCTGCTCGACCTGTTGTTAAGGCTGCAATGGAGGGTGTAAATG GAACAGTATTTGCCTATGGTGTTACAAGTAGTGGAAAGACACACACTATGCAT GGAGATCAAAATTCTCCTGGAATCATACCATTGGCCATAAAAGATGTCTTCAGCATTATTCAAGAT ACTCCAGGTCGTGAATTTTTACTTCGTGTATCATATCTAGAGATCTACAATGAG GTGATCAATGACTTGTTGGACCCAATTGGACAAAATTTACGTGTTAGAGAAGATGCACAG GGAACTTATGTCGAAGGGATAAAAGAAGAAGTTGTTTTATCTCCTGGACATGCACTTTCATTTATTGCTGCTGGAGAAG AGCATCGACATGTTGGATCAAACAATTTTAACTTATTCAGCAGCCGTAGTCATACCATTTTTACATTG ATGATCGAGAGTAGTGTACATGGGGATGAATATGATGGAGTAATTTTCTCACAATTG aacttgattgaTTTGGCGGGTTCAGAAAGCTCTAAATCTGAAACAACCGGGATAAGGAGAAAGGAGGGATCATACATTAATAAAAGTCTTCTAACTCTTGGAACA GTCATTGGAAAACTAAGTGAAGGGAAGTCATCACATGTTCCTTACCGGGATTCAAAGCTTACCCGCCTTCTACAATCTTCACTAAGTGGCCATGGACATGTTTCG CTTATATGTACAGTAACTCCTGCATCAAGTAATATGGAGGAAACCCACAATACATTAAAATTTGCAAGCAGGGCAAAACGTGTCGAAATCTATGCGGCACAAAATAAG ATAATTGATGAAAAATCTTTGATTAAGAAGTATCAACGAGAAATATCTTCTCTCAAGGAAGAACTAGATCAACTAAAGAGGGGAGTTGTTCCAGGTGTCAACCATGAAGAAGTTTTGACCTTAAGACAGCGG ttGGAAGAAGGGCAAGTAAAAATGCAATCAAGATTGGAGGAGGAAGAAGAAGCCAAGGCTGCTCTATTGAGCAGGATTCAAAGGCTGACAAAGTTAATTCTTGTTTCCTCAAAACATAATATACCAGGGTATACAAGTGACATGCCTTCTCACCAAAGGAGTCATTCTACTTCCGAGGATGAT GATAGGGTGATGATGTTGGATCAAATTGATCTCCTAGTGGAGCAAGTTAAGATGCTTGCTGGGGAGATTGCATTTGGCTCCAGTACCCTAAAACGTCTGCTGGAGCAGTCTGTGAATAATCCAGAAGGGTCAAAAGCTCAG ATTCAGAACCTGGAGCATGAAATCCAAGAAAAACAAAAGCGGATGCGGGTTTTAGAGCAGAGAATAGTTGAGAGTGGGGAAGCTTCAGTTGCAAATGCATCTATGGTTGAAATGCAGCAG GCGATCATGAAATTGATGGCTCAGAGCGGCGAGAAGGGGTTTGAGCTAGAG ATTAAGTCTGCGGACAACCGTGTACTACAAGAACAGCTGCAAAACAAG TGTGTTGAAATTAAGGAGCTGCTTGAGAAAATTGCCCACCTGGAGCAGCAACTAGCGTCCGTTAGTAGTGATAAGGTGCCGTCATCTTCTGAACAGTGTGTGTCTGATGAATTTCCTGATGAGTTGAGAAAGAAAATGCAATCTCAG GAAATTGAAAATGAGAAATTAAAACTCGAACATGTACAGATTCTAGAGGAGAATAGTGGATTACGAGTGCAAAATCTGAAACTTTCGGAGGAAGCATCTTATGCCAAAGAATTAGCAGCTGCTGCTGCAGTTGAACTAAAAAATTTAGCTGGTGAAGTTACTAGGATGTCATTACACAACGCCAAACTAGAAAAAGATTTACAAGCTGCTCGTGAGTTCAACTCTAGAGGTGGTAACCGCAAGCATGTTGATGTCCAGAGGACCAGTCGCCGTGGTCGACTTTCTGACCGAACAACTGAAGTTTCTTCAACTGTTACCGGTGATATTGAATTTTGGAATCTTGATCTGGATGATTTGAAAATGGAGTTGCAAGCGAGGAAACAACGGGAGGCTGCTCTTGAGGCTGCCATGTCCGAGAAAGAAATTTTGATAGATGAGTACATGAACAAGATTGAAGAGGCAAAGAAGAGGGAGGCCTACCTCGAAAATGATCTGGCAAATATGTGGGTTCTAGTTGCTCAGTTAAAGAAAGAGGGAAATACGAAGCAAGAGCTTAAGATTACTCATCCACAGAATGAGGGTACAGATCGAATTAGTGAACCAAAAGCTGCTGATGTTGAGTGGAGAGATCAATTCTTGGAAGATAAACATGACGAGGATACGGATCGAATTAGAGAACCAAAAGCTGCTGATCTTGAGTGGAGGGATCAAATTCTGGAAGATAGAAATGCTCGGGATGTTTCAATGTCAGCTTCTACTGTTACCAAAGATGAGCCTCTTGTGGTTCGCCTGAAA GCTCGAATGCAGGAGATAAAGGAGAATCAACTAAGGTACACTGAAAATGGAGATGGAAATTCTCATGTATGTAGAAGTTGTTTCGAAACACCTTGCGCTGCAATGCTTCTTCCTTGCCATCATTTTTGCT TATGTGAATCTTGCTCTCTTGCATGCTCCGAATGTCCAATTTGCCGAACAAGAATTGTAGATAGGATTTTTGCTTTCACCTGA